One genomic region from Pseudomonas hormoni encodes:
- a CDS encoding winged helix-turn-helix domain-containing protein, translating to MNGSASDSSDTQCPQSITFGQFHLLPAQRLLLKNGKPIELGSRALDVLIALLEHAGEVVSNRDLIRMVWQDVIVDESCLRVHISALRKALACAETDVSYIANVPGRGYSFVASVTRDCDSDTAQVSPTTSIGALPPRLLRMVGRDETVPAIAQLIKLHRFVTICGHGGMGKTTLALAVTHHLATHFGSLVLFQDMSSIADPALLPGILASALGIQYRGMDPLQELMAFSQEQRLLLVLDSCDHIIVAATYLAEKLYGETEHVHILVTSREPLRAEGEHVHRLCPLTCPPEMCGLTATDALTFSAVRLLVERVHNNDNAFILSDNDAPMVAHICRKLDGMPLAIELAAGQVEAYGIQGIAELLNNRVSLFWDGRRTALPRHQSLMAMFDWSCDLLSETEAMVLRRLSVLSGVFSLEMVTAIVKSEVDESLVIDAIGRLVTKSLILVERAGRSMRYKLPHTMRAYALEKLRTSGEVDLTIERHAIYLLSMLERLNVPGETLPEYERIQLYIEHLGNICSALEWAFSNHRNLLLGIRLAAASAPLFLGLSMLDECRRWSERALAARAEVTNGAPPLVVQHWPRSIPPMMTSGTQHTLPINHHKGIESVANPDDNLLRQSQNFDLPGSEGKRSPHDIQWQNLNLSTRITEPKIIAMMQWTLENSGRPAGVPGFSFRICKANSDLKPPLVNEDEFSFGYDYRIRALASLARVLWLRGYPDQAARIGRQALGDAYNLRHPATICLSLIYVATVFLWVGDWNNAEQTIDKLISTAEEHAFGHDHAAGIGLKGILLIGQDRVDAGIHLLHDCLNVLSIENHQVLTTMFVRCLAKGVAAKGRYDNAIEIASGALEMVENVGETFDTPEILRVTADLYAYRPSPDLALAEQYLNRSLACAERLSALAWELRTAISLTRLHLLQGRDAEAGQRLQSVYNRFSEGFDSADLRAAKQLLNSLNKQSALKLTPRGHPATRPDSTP from the coding sequence ATGAACGGGTCAGCGAGCGACTCTTCGGACACTCAATGTCCCCAGTCGATCACCTTCGGCCAATTTCATCTGCTCCCTGCCCAACGACTGTTATTGAAAAACGGAAAACCGATTGAACTCGGTAGCCGCGCTCTCGACGTCCTGATTGCACTGCTCGAACATGCGGGTGAGGTGGTCAGCAACCGCGATCTGATCAGAATGGTCTGGCAGGACGTGATTGTGGATGAGAGCTGCTTGCGTGTGCATATTTCCGCATTACGCAAAGCTTTGGCCTGTGCCGAAACAGACGTGAGCTATATCGCCAACGTTCCTGGTCGCGGCTATAGCTTCGTGGCCTCCGTTACCCGTGATTGTGATTCTGACACTGCCCAGGTGTCGCCTACGACCTCGATCGGCGCGCTGCCGCCGCGCCTGCTACGAATGGTAGGCCGCGATGAAACAGTGCCCGCCATAGCGCAGCTGATCAAACTCCACCGTTTCGTGACGATCTGCGGCCATGGCGGTATGGGAAAAACGACGCTTGCGCTGGCAGTAACTCATCATTTGGCAACGCATTTTGGAAGCCTGGTTCTCTTCCAGGATATGAGTTCCATTGCCGATCCTGCTTTGTTGCCAGGCATTCTGGCGTCTGCTTTAGGCATCCAATATCGGGGGATGGACCCCCTTCAGGAGCTAATGGCTTTTTCACAAGAACAGCGATTGTTGCTGGTGCTTGATAGCTGTGACCACATCATCGTTGCCGCCACTTACCTTGCAGAAAAGCTGTATGGAGAAACCGAACACGTACATATTCTGGTGACCAGTCGCGAGCCATTGCGGGCTGAAGGTGAGCATGTCCATCGATTGTGTCCTTTGACCTGTCCGCCGGAGATGTGTGGGTTGACGGCAACTGACGCGTTAACGTTTTCGGCGGTGCGATTACTTGTCGAGCGAGTTCATAACAATGATAACGCGTTCATCCTGAGCGACAACGACGCGCCGATGGTTGCGCATATTTGTCGCAAACTCGATGGCATGCCTTTAGCGATAGAACTGGCAGCTGGCCAAGTCGAGGCCTATGGGATTCAGGGCATTGCCGAGTTACTGAATAATCGTGTCAGCCTTTTTTGGGACGGCAGGCGGACAGCGCTGCCACGCCATCAATCGCTAATGGCTATGTTCGATTGGAGTTGTGACCTGCTATCTGAAACCGAAGCTATGGTGCTACGACGGTTGTCGGTTCTCAGCGGTGTTTTTTCCCTGGAAATGGTCACGGCAATCGTCAAATCGGAAGTCGATGAGTCATTGGTTATCGACGCGATTGGACGCCTGGTCACGAAATCTTTGATTCTGGTTGAGCGTGCTGGTCGGTCGATGCGTTACAAGCTGCCACATACAATGCGGGCCTATGCACTGGAAAAGCTACGTACCAGTGGTGAAGTGGATTTGACGATCGAACGTCATGCCATTTACTTGTTATCAATGCTGGAACGACTGAACGTGCCAGGGGAAACGCTTCCTGAATACGAGCGAATTCAACTGTACATTGAGCACTTGGGGAACATTTGCTCAGCATTGGAATGGGCGTTTTCCAATCATCGCAACCTGCTGCTCGGTATCCGTCTCGCCGCGGCATCCGCACCACTATTCCTTGGTTTATCGATGCTCGATGAGTGTCGACGGTGGAGTGAGCGAGCCTTGGCGGCACGGGCCGAAGTAACCAATGGAGCGCCACCGCTCGTAGTGCAGCATTGGCCACGGTCAATCCCTCCGATGATGACGTCAGGGACCCAACATACCTTGCCGATCAACCATCACAAGGGAATTGAATCCGTCGCAAATCCAGACGACAACCTACTTCGTCAATCGCAGAATTTTGATCTTCCTGGATCTGAGGGGAAACGGAGCCCTCATGATATCCAGTGGCAGAACCTAAATCTCAGTACGCGAATTACTGAACCGAAAATTATCGCCATGATGCAGTGGACGCTGGAAAACAGTGGGCGTCCTGCCGGCGTGCCGGGGTTCTCGTTCCGAATATGCAAAGCGAATTCAGACCTAAAGCCGCCGCTCGTGAACGAGGACGAATTTTCCTTCGGTTATGACTATCGCATTCGAGCACTGGCATCTTTGGCTAGAGTTTTATGGCTACGCGGATACCCGGATCAAGCTGCCCGAATTGGACGACAAGCTTTGGGTGACGCCTACAACTTGCGCCATCCCGCGACCATCTGCCTTTCGCTCATTTATGTGGCAACGGTTTTTTTATGGGTGGGTGATTGGAACAATGCCGAACAGACAATTGATAAACTCATCTCGACGGCCGAAGAGCATGCCTTCGGGCACGATCATGCCGCGGGTATAGGTTTAAAAGGCATTCTGCTGATCGGCCAAGATAGAGTGGATGCAGGCATACACCTCTTGCATGACTGCTTAAACGTGCTGAGCATTGAGAACCATCAGGTGCTCACCACCATGTTTGTAAGATGCCTTGCAAAGGGTGTTGCGGCCAAAGGCCGATATGACAATGCGATCGAAATCGCCAGCGGCGCACTGGAAATGGTCGAGAACGTCGGAGAAACATTTGATACCCCAGAAATTTTGCGGGTGACCGCAGACTTGTATGCGTATCGACCGAGCCCAGACCTGGCCCTGGCCGAGCAATACTTGAATCGCTCACTGGCCTGCGCCGAACGTCTATCGGCCTTGGCTTGGGAACTGCGCACCGCTATCTCTCTTACCCGTCTGCATCTTTTGCAAGGCCGGGACGCCGAGGCAGGCCAGCGACTTCAGAGCGTCTACAACCGATTTTCCGAGGGCTTTGATTCAGCTGATCTGCGTGCTGCAAAACAATTGCTGAACTCATTGAACAAGCAAAGCGCATTGAAACTCACCCCAAGAGGACATCCTGCCACGAGGCCGGACTCAACCCCGTGA
- a CDS encoding cysteine hydrolase encodes MPAFGAEKAAPAGLEKYAAPKNPALPKSTMKLDLSRAALVVIDPQIDFMSSKGLAWPMTGESVTEQNLVPNLLSLFKAAKAAGITVAISPHYYWATDHNWKIQAPVEVMQHSMKLFDRKSAIDLEGFANSGSDFMPEFKPYIEDGKTFVCSPHKLYGPQVNDLTLQLRKQLVDQVILTGMLANLCVESHMRELLEQGFEVAVVRDAVAGPKLPEGDGYLAAIINYRFMANAVWTTEEVLGMLGGKV; translated from the coding sequence ATGCCTGCATTCGGCGCCGAAAAAGCTGCACCCGCAGGACTTGAGAAATACGCCGCTCCGAAAAATCCAGCGCTGCCGAAATCGACTATGAAGCTGGATCTATCCCGGGCAGCTCTTGTGGTGATCGATCCGCAGATCGATTTCATGAGTTCCAAGGGCCTTGCGTGGCCAATGACGGGGGAATCAGTGACGGAACAGAATCTCGTCCCGAACCTATTGAGCTTGTTCAAGGCCGCCAAGGCGGCAGGTATCACCGTCGCCATTTCACCGCATTACTACTGGGCCACTGATCACAACTGGAAGATCCAGGCTCCCGTGGAAGTCATGCAGCACTCAATGAAACTTTTTGACCGCAAGAGTGCCATCGATCTGGAGGGGTTTGCCAACTCGGGAAGCGACTTCATGCCGGAGTTCAAGCCCTATATTGAGGACGGTAAAACCTTCGTTTGCTCACCTCACAAGCTGTACGGCCCACAGGTCAACGACTTGACTCTCCAGTTGCGCAAGCAGCTCGTTGACCAGGTCATTCTGACGGGGATGCTGGCTAATCTATGTGTTGAATCACACATGCGCGAGCTGCTCGAACAGGGGTTCGAAGTGGCGGTGGTGCGTGATGCCGTGGCGGGACCGAAACTTCCTGAAGGTGATGGTTATCTGGCAGCGATAATCAACTACCGGTTCATGGCAAACGCCGTATGGACTACCGAAGAAGTACTCGGAATGTTGGGTGGCAAGGTTTGA
- a CDS encoding alpha/beta fold hydrolase, producing MADQSPLSPDEATRRSLVLIGLGAAITTVLPKSAQAQTAEPAKSHNVTSNTITTSDGVILYYKDWGPKTGPVVTLSHGWPLDSDSWDGQAFFLANQGFRVIAHDRRGHGRSSQPWDGNDMDHYADDLATVINTLDLKNATIMGFSTGGGEVARYVGRHGTSRVAKICLISAVPPLMLKTAANPGGLPIDVFDGIRAGMIADRSQLFRDIPAGPFYGFNRSGAKTSQGMIDSWWRQGMVGGFKNTFDSIKAFSETDFTQDLKKFDKPTLVVHGDDDQIVPIDAAGRASKKLVPNATLMVYPGAPHGLTETHREHLNKDLLAFLRS from the coding sequence ATGGCAGACCAATCTCCGCTTTCTCCTGATGAGGCGACGCGCCGTAGCCTCGTGCTAATCGGCCTAGGCGCAGCCATTACCACCGTGTTGCCAAAGTCCGCTCAAGCACAAACAGCTGAGCCGGCAAAATCGCACAACGTCACATCCAACACGATCACCACCAGCGACGGTGTGATTCTTTACTACAAGGATTGGGGCCCAAAAACCGGGCCGGTAGTAACCCTCAGTCACGGCTGGCCTCTCGACTCCGACAGTTGGGATGGTCAAGCGTTTTTCCTGGCAAATCAGGGATTCCGGGTGATTGCTCATGATCGCCGGGGACATGGTCGCTCCAGCCAACCGTGGGACGGAAATGACATGGATCACTATGCCGATGACTTGGCCACGGTGATCAATACCCTGGATTTGAAAAACGCCACAATCATGGGTTTCTCCACTGGCGGCGGCGAAGTGGCTCGTTATGTGGGAAGGCACGGCACATCGCGAGTGGCGAAAATTTGTCTGATATCTGCCGTACCCCCGCTGATGTTGAAAACTGCTGCGAATCCAGGCGGTTTACCTATTGATGTATTCGACGGCATTCGTGCCGGGATGATCGCCGACCGCTCGCAGTTGTTCAGGGACATTCCAGCGGGCCCATTCTATGGTTTCAACCGGTCAGGGGCCAAAACCTCCCAGGGAATGATCGATTCCTGGTGGCGTCAGGGAATGGTGGGTGGGTTTAAAAACACCTTCGATTCCATAAAGGCTTTTTCGGAAACTGACTTCACCCAAGATCTAAAAAAATTCGATAAACCGACCCTGGTCGTCCATGGCGACGATGACCAGATCGTGCCGATCGATGCCGCCGGCCGAGCCTCGAAAAAGCTTGTTCCTAATGCAACCCTGATGGTCTATCCGGGGGCGCCCCACGGATTGACGGAAACCCATAGAGAACACCTCAACAAGGATCTATTGGCATTTCTACGCAGTTGA
- a CDS encoding glutathione S-transferase family protein produces the protein MSLTLYGFDGSPYVRTVKMLLKEKGAEFNQLQVNVMKGEPHQPEHLARNAFGKVPVIDHDDFRVIETSAIMSYLDEVLPGISLTPKTARDRARSHMAQAIYDSYGYGSMASVFGYYLFPDFIGGQNDASRLQGIEKSKLVLSELMKIKGNDPFLGGPALSIGDLYLAPACAYLSMTPDAEEIFATKGFADWWTRIQELPSFKATPPQ, from the coding sequence ATGAGCCTTACTCTCTACGGTTTTGACGGCAGTCCATACGTTCGTACGGTGAAAATGCTGCTGAAGGAAAAAGGAGCGGAATTCAATCAGTTACAGGTAAACGTGATGAAAGGTGAACCGCATCAGCCGGAACACCTCGCACGGAATGCGTTCGGGAAAGTGCCGGTCATCGATCACGACGATTTCAGGGTGATTGAAACCAGTGCGATCATGAGCTACCTGGATGAAGTCCTGCCTGGCATTTCACTGACGCCCAAAACTGCTCGGGACCGCGCCAGGAGCCACATGGCCCAGGCGATCTATGATTCCTATGGTTATGGTTCGATGGCCTCCGTCTTCGGTTATTACCTGTTCCCCGACTTCATTGGCGGGCAGAACGACGCCTCTCGCCTTCAAGGCATCGAGAAGTCGAAACTGGTGCTCAGCGAGTTGATGAAGATCAAAGGTAACGATCCGTTTCTGGGCGGGCCCGCATTGAGCATCGGCGACCTGTACCTGGCACCGGCATGTGCTTACTTATCGATGACGCCGGACGCAGAGGAAATATTTGCCACCAAAGGCTTCGCTGACTGGTGGACACGAATTCAGGAACTGCCCAGCTTCAAGGCCACACCACCGCAATAA
- a CDS encoding ferric reductase-like transmembrane domain-containing protein, with amino-acid sequence MKVQLPRYEGWSLFGLLCLLILVMTALILALNPDLVEGLRSAIRATARTSFALFLVAFTASAFAVLVPSSFSKALVRERRFIGLAFAFSHLLHAVLIYKYGQLNTEFWPGRSTITNIPGTLGYLFILLMTITSFKTTTRLIGRKTWKALHLTGMWVLAAVFAYSNFKRIPLSAWYVLPFGIMFSAIAIRVVGKLAQKNKRNQPRAFA; translated from the coding sequence ATGAAAGTTCAATTACCTCGTTACGAAGGCTGGTCGCTGTTCGGTCTGCTGTGTTTGCTGATATTGGTGATGACGGCGTTGATACTGGCGCTGAATCCAGATTTAGTTGAAGGTCTACGTAGCGCAATCCGCGCCACCGCGCGAACCTCGTTTGCTCTGTTTCTTGTGGCTTTCACCGCCTCTGCATTCGCTGTTTTGGTACCGTCCTCGTTTTCCAAAGCGCTTGTGCGCGAGCGTCGTTTCATTGGTCTGGCATTCGCGTTCTCTCACCTGCTGCATGCGGTATTGATCTACAAGTACGGTCAGCTGAACACCGAGTTCTGGCCCGGTCGAAGCACTATCACCAACATCCCTGGCACGCTTGGCTATTTGTTTATCCTGTTGATGACAATTACGTCCTTCAAGACCACCACACGTCTGATTGGTCGCAAGACCTGGAAGGCCTTGCACCTCACCGGCATGTGGGTGCTAGCAGCAGTTTTTGCTTACTCCAACTTCAAACGCATCCCCCTGAGCGCCTGGTATGTATTGCCGTTTGGCATCATGTTTTCGGCAATTGCCATTCGGGTTGTGGGTAAGCTCGCACAGAAGAACAAACGGAATCAGCCTCGCGCTTTTGCTTGA
- the gorA gene encoding glutathione-disulfide reductase, protein MTYDFDLFVIGAGSGGVRAARFAAGFGAKVAVAESRYLGGTCVNVGCVPKKLLVYGSHFADDFEQAEGFGWTAGKAQFDWEKLISNKNREIERLNGIYRKLLINSGVTLLEGHARLTDAHHVEINGQRFSAERILIATGGWPQIPDIPGREHAITSNEAFFLEQLPKRVLVVGGGYIAVEFAGIFNGLGADTSLLYRGDLFLRGFDKSVRTHLVQELTKRGLQLEFNTDIVQIDKQSDGSLLATLNDGRQLETDSIFYATGRRPMLDNLGLENTRVELNEKGYIDVNDNFETREPSILALGDVIGRVQLTPVATAEGMAVARRLFKPEEYRPVDYRHIPTAVFSQPNIGTVGLTEEQALENGHNVTVFESRFKPMKLTLTDSSEQTLMKLVVDAVTDRVLGAHMVGPDAGDIIQGLAIALKAGATKRLFDETIGVHPTSAEEFVTLRTPVLGR, encoded by the coding sequence ATGACCTACGACTTTGATTTGTTTGTGATTGGCGCAGGTTCCGGCGGTGTCCGTGCAGCGCGTTTTGCCGCAGGATTCGGCGCGAAAGTGGCAGTTGCCGAGAGTCGCTACCTCGGTGGTACGTGCGTCAACGTCGGTTGCGTACCGAAGAAACTGCTGGTCTACGGGTCCCATTTTGCTGACGACTTTGAACAGGCAGAGGGCTTTGGCTGGACGGCCGGCAAGGCTCAATTCGACTGGGAAAAATTGATCTCCAACAAGAACCGTGAGATCGAACGACTCAATGGTATTTATCGCAAACTGCTGATCAACAGCGGCGTAACGTTACTCGAAGGTCATGCACGACTGACCGACGCGCATCATGTGGAAATCAATGGACAGCGTTTCAGCGCCGAACGCATTTTGATTGCAACAGGCGGCTGGCCACAAATTCCGGATATTCCAGGTCGCGAGCATGCCATCACATCGAATGAAGCATTCTTTCTGGAGCAATTGCCCAAGCGAGTACTGGTAGTCGGCGGCGGTTACATCGCCGTCGAATTTGCCGGCATCTTCAATGGCCTGGGTGCCGACACCAGCCTGCTGTATCGCGGTGATCTGTTCCTGCGCGGGTTCGATAAATCGGTTCGTACGCACCTTGTGCAGGAGCTGACCAAACGCGGTCTGCAATTGGAATTCAACACCGATATCGTCCAGATCGATAAACAGTCTGACGGTAGTCTACTGGCGACACTCAACGACGGTCGTCAACTGGAAACCGACAGCATCTTCTACGCCACTGGCCGCCGGCCAATGCTCGACAATCTGGGCCTGGAAAATACCCGAGTCGAACTCAATGAAAAGGGTTACATCGACGTCAACGACAACTTCGAAACCCGCGAGCCATCGATTCTGGCGTTGGGTGATGTGATCGGCCGAGTGCAACTGACCCCAGTCGCCACGGCGGAAGGCATGGCGGTCGCTCGTCGATTGTTCAAGCCTGAAGAATATCGTCCAGTAGATTACCGCCACATTCCCACTGCTGTGTTCAGCCAGCCCAACATTGGAACCGTTGGGCTGACTGAGGAACAGGCGCTGGAGAATGGCCACAATGTGACCGTTTTCGAAAGCCGATTCAAGCCGATGAAACTGACCCTCACGGATTCGTCTGAGCAGACCTTGATGAAGCTGGTGGTGGATGCTGTCACTGATCGGGTCTTGGGCGCGCACATGGTGGGGCCCGACGCCGGAGACATCATCCAGGGGCTGGCCATCGCGTTGAAAGCGGGTGCGACCAAGCGCCTGTTCGATGAAACCATCGGCGTGCACCCGACCTCGGCAGAGGAATTTGTGACCCTGCGTACACCTGTCCTTGGCAGATGA
- a CDS encoding alpha/beta fold hydrolase, which yields MSLFKYLTLLALPFMFGFGDAQAEMPKMMYRQVLVDGVNIAYREIGDVNAPAVLLLHGVPSSSRMYDGLMRQLADRFHLIAPDYPGFGNSDAPTPDKFVYTFDHLATLIEHFTDTVGLKKYSLFMQDYGAPVGMRLAMARPHAVTSMVFQNGNIYAEGLGKMWDSRKAYWADRNAYEAKFQAAHLSVDVTRQRHIGSDPDVLAYNPDLWQDEVAFLNRPGEGAIQMALIFDYRTNLEAYPSWQQWLREHHLPTLVIWGKHDLAFTVAGAEAFSRDLPDAKIAILDGGHFVMDTRLDEVADLTRQFLIKQ from the coding sequence ATGTCCCTATTCAAATACCTGACGCTGCTAGCATTGCCGTTCATGTTTGGCTTCGGAGATGCTCAAGCCGAAATGCCGAAAATGATGTATCGCCAAGTGTTGGTTGATGGTGTGAATATCGCCTATCGAGAAATCGGCGACGTCAACGCCCCCGCAGTGCTGTTATTGCATGGAGTACCCAGCTCATCACGAATGTATGACGGACTGATGCGGCAGTTAGCCGACCGCTTTCACTTGATCGCACCGGACTACCCCGGATTTGGCAACAGCGATGCGCCTACACCGGATAAGTTTGTCTATACGTTTGATCATCTCGCAACGTTGATCGAACACTTCACTGATACTGTCGGGCTTAAGAAATACAGCCTATTCATGCAGGATTACGGTGCACCGGTCGGTATGCGGCTGGCGATGGCGAGGCCGCACGCAGTGACTTCCATGGTGTTTCAGAATGGCAATATCTACGCGGAAGGTTTGGGCAAGATGTGGGACAGCCGTAAGGCTTACTGGGCCGACCGTAACGCGTATGAGGCCAAGTTTCAGGCGGCACATCTGTCCGTTGACGTGACCCGGCAGCGCCACATCGGGAGTGATCCGGACGTGTTAGCGTACAACCCTGATCTGTGGCAAGACGAAGTAGCGTTCCTCAATCGCCCTGGTGAAGGTGCGATTCAGATGGCATTGATCTTTGACTATCGCACCAACCTGGAGGCCTACCCAAGTTGGCAGCAATGGCTTCGTGAACATCACCTGCCTACGTTGGTTATCTGGGGCAAGCATGACCTGGCCTTCACTGTCGCAGGTGCTGAAGCATTCAGTCGAGACTTGCCCGACGCAAAGATCGCTATCCTCGACGGAGGGCATTTTGTGATGGATACCCGGCTGGATGAGGTCGCCGACCTTACCCGACAGTTCCTGATCAAGCAGTAA
- the rclC gene encoding reactive chlorine resistance membrane protein RclC — protein sequence MFTSFATWLRFLSKVDTFGASLMRLAIGIVFLWIGALKFVPYEADSITPFVANSPFMSFFYEHPQEYKAHLTHEGELNVEKRSWQAANNTYGFSIGLGGVELLIGLLVLSNPISRRMGLLGGALAFGTPLVTLSFLITTPEAWVGALGDAQHGFPYLSGGGRLVLKDVLMLAGSLPVMADSARQLLRECRV from the coding sequence ATGTTCACCTCATTTGCAACCTGGTTACGGTTCCTCAGTAAAGTGGATACTTTTGGCGCATCGCTCATGCGACTGGCAATCGGCATCGTTTTCCTGTGGATCGGCGCACTCAAGTTCGTCCCGTATGAGGCGGACAGCATCACACCGTTTGTCGCCAACAGCCCCTTCATGTCGTTCTTCTACGAACACCCGCAAGAGTACAAGGCTCACCTGACCCATGAAGGTGAACTGAACGTCGAGAAGCGTTCTTGGCAGGCTGCCAACAACACTTACGGGTTCTCGATCGGGTTGGGCGGAGTCGAACTCCTAATTGGTTTGTTAGTGCTGTCCAATCCGATCTCGCGACGCATGGGGCTGCTCGGTGGTGCATTGGCTTTCGGTACGCCACTGGTGACTTTGAGCTTTCTGATCACTACACCCGAAGCCTGGGTGGGGGCTCTCGGTGACGCCCAACACGGTTTTCCTTACCTTTCCGGTGGCGGTCGCCTGGTACTCAAGGACGTGCTGATGCTCGCTGGCTCTCTGCCGGTGATGGCGGACTCCGCTCGGCAATTACTCCGCGAATGTCGCGTTTGA
- a CDS encoding carboxymuconolactone decarboxylase family protein, with product MFNNWSELLPTIQKAFGALGKSNPKMVKAYMALGEAAAENDVLDVKTRELISIAVAVTTRCDGCIAAHTNAAIKAGASREEVAATLATAISMNAGAAYIYSLRTLEAFDTLKS from the coding sequence ATGTTCAATAACTGGTCCGAATTATTGCCCACTATCCAGAAAGCCTTCGGCGCACTGGGCAAGAGCAACCCCAAGATGGTCAAAGCCTACATGGCACTCGGTGAAGCCGCTGCCGAAAACGATGTGCTGGATGTCAAGACACGCGAGTTGATCTCGATCGCCGTCGCTGTCACTACTCGTTGCGATGGTTGTATCGCCGCACATACGAACGCAGCGATCAAGGCAGGCGCGAGCCGCGAAGAGGTGGCGGCGACCCTGGCCACGGCTATCTCGATGAACGCGGGTGCTGCGTACATCTATTCGCTGCGAACGCTTGAAGCATTTGATACGTTGAAGAGCTAG
- a CDS encoding AraC family transcriptional regulator, with product MNSIDKLISLANVRGSLDLRCQFEGDWAREHEQEALGKAPYHIVLAGECRVYFPDGQRVPMKTGDILLLPRGAPHVMHSPGKTVAPTVPNVSEGGVVPMHRIGGASRDFDMLCGGFHFNRTSLLFAALPEYLVIPPTDSGQLPALVEMLRGEADGDQVCSRFMLDALSQALFTLILRAHLATEGQTTGSLALLSDKRLGRAWQAMLADPAFEWTVEGLAEMASMSRATFLRAFARVAGASPWVLLTQVRMEMAFNLLSHSHLGLSDIAVQVGYQSQSAFSKKFKEFYGEAPGKLRRGI from the coding sequence ATGAATTCAATCGATAAACTCATCAGCTTGGCCAACGTACGCGGCAGCCTGGATTTGCGCTGCCAGTTCGAGGGGGATTGGGCACGCGAGCATGAGCAGGAAGCCTTGGGCAAGGCGCCCTATCACATCGTGCTGGCCGGAGAGTGCCGGGTATATTTTCCCGATGGCCAGCGTGTTCCCATGAAGACCGGGGACATTTTGCTGCTTCCACGAGGCGCGCCGCATGTCATGCACAGCCCAGGCAAAACCGTAGCGCCGACCGTGCCGAACGTTAGCGAAGGTGGTGTCGTGCCGATGCATCGTATTGGCGGGGCCAGTCGCGATTTCGACATGCTCTGTGGCGGGTTTCACTTCAATCGCACGTCACTACTATTCGCCGCGCTGCCCGAGTATCTGGTCATTCCGCCCACCGACAGTGGGCAGCTGCCTGCGCTGGTGGAGATGCTGCGTGGCGAAGCGGATGGCGACCAGGTCTGCTCCAGATTCATGCTCGACGCGCTTTCCCAGGCGTTGTTCACCTTGATCCTGCGAGCGCACCTTGCAACCGAGGGCCAGACCACCGGCTCATTGGCCTTGCTCAGCGATAAACGGCTCGGACGCGCCTGGCAGGCGATGCTGGCCGACCCTGCATTCGAGTGGACCGTTGAAGGGCTGGCGGAAATGGCGAGCATGTCCCGCGCAACTTTTCTGCGCGCATTTGCACGTGTGGCTGGCGCATCACCCTGGGTGCTGTTGACTCAGGTCCGCATGGAAATGGCGTTCAACCTGCTGAGCCACTCCCATCTGGGGCTGAGCGATATTGCCGTACAGGTGGGATACCAGTCGCAGTCGGCCTTCAGCAAGAAATTCAAGGAGTTTTACGGGGAGGCGCCGGGAAAACTGCGTCGCGGGATTTAG